The following nucleotide sequence is from Drosophila simulans strain w501 chromosome 3L, Prin_Dsim_3.1, whole genome shotgun sequence.
CTTCTTTGGTTGGGATATCAAAATGCAAGGAATCGGATTTAATTCTCCGATAGTTATTGTTGCTAAGGCGacttgtgtttgtttgttcgtttCCGGGGGATGACTTCCGGTTCGACGACCTTGGAGGACAACTACCCACAGGTGTTaaagtttatgtttatttattgatcGATAGCGTTATCAATTCGATTGAAAATGACATTATAGATACAGAGATTAACAACAGTttagcaacaataataatagttaCAATAATAATTACATAACGTCTCGCTCCTCCGATTGCTATCGAATATACAAAATTCTAAAACACCCGAAATGTTCGTCAAAAAACAGCCTTAAGTTTATGTCCTACTATAACTTACGCAGCATGAGGGACTGGAAACGGGGTTGAGGGGCCGTTGGGTGCAGGGGCGGGATGTGCGTTTATAGTGTAAAGCGCATTACAGTTGTACGTATAgaattacaaaacatagatgAGCGTGTCTCTCCCACAATAGTTTCAATATATTCGTATCAAAGAAATTGCACGTGTTTGATTTgacattatttaaattggcttCTTGTGTGAGTTTCATGTTGTGTCTAGGTACTTTAAAAACGTTTTCATATCTCATACGCAACTGCTTCTGTTCAAGCGTATCTCCTTTGGCCCTAAATCAAGAGAATTTAGCGATCTAATTAGGTGTTATAACAAAAACTATACATAACTATTCGCTTTCGATATCAAAGTAAATTCAGTCATTTCAGAACTGATCGTTAAGCTACGATGGGCCGGCCCAGAACAGGCCTGATAGTTCGTAATTATTGCGTACCTACATACCTACTGGGGTAGGCGAATATGCATATTAAACATTACATAGCCTAGGGGCAACAGTAGTGATTGACTCTAGTTCGCTGCGGTTGGGATTCATTGGTCCTTCGGCCGCTCCACTCGCTACCTTTCGAACTGCAGCACGTAGTCTTTGAGCGGGCCAGGCAGGTTCAGGCAGTTGATGTTTTGGGCCAGCTTGCGGTTCATCGCCTCATAGATGGCCCAGCGGGATAGCTGCTTCAGACTGCGCGGCCGACGGTAGAGGGACGAGATCAGGGCTATCAGCTGCTCCGTCTTCTTACTGGGCACCTGTGCCACGTAAAAGTTGTGCAGGGACTTGAGGCAATTGAAGAGCGGCTCGTGGTGCATGGTCAGGTAGAAGAGGTGGATGACGCGTGTATACGTCGCGTTTGGATCGTTCAGGATGAACTCCTTCTTCGTGATCAGGATGATGTAGTAGAAAAGCAGGTAGCACGAGTTGGTGCGAAACGAACTGCGAAAAGTTGCCAGCTCGTTGGAGAAGATGGCGGTGCCGGGCGTGGTCTTTCCGCTGAGCACTATGTTGGGGTCAGCCCCGTACTGGATTAGCGTCAGAGTCAGCTCGTAGACGCACTCCATGTCGTGGCAGGTGCGCACGTTATGCACCATGTCCATCACCGCCTGCAGAATGTGCTGATATGTCTTATTGCAGTCCAGGCCGTGCTGAAGCAGCATCAGTAGGATGTTCTTGATGAAGTCGAAGTTTGTGCGCTTTTGAGCATCACAATTAAGCGTAAAGTTCTCGCTAACCGTAAACACGAGCACGTGCAGTGGTTTAAGGTTAGCGCGGTAGGAGCAATTGGGATTCGCTCCGTGCTGCAGCAGCATGCGGATGCAGTTCAGATAGCAGACCTGAAACAAGGGATTAGATATGGcgtaaataaaatgtaatgtaaGACACAGACCTTCATGGAGTGCGTGAAATGATGCAGGTGATCCTTATTAATTAATGGCACTAGCAGAACCATAATGGGCACAGAGCCATCCCTCCCGACGATGTTGGGGTCTCCTGAAAAATGCAGCATTATGTAAACTGCTGGAATATAACTGATTAACCAACCATTCTCCTTGATAAGCATGCTGAGCAGTTCGTAGCAGACTTCCCAGTCTCGCAGGTGTCGAAACACACAGGCCATGGCACTGTTCCCCGCTTGGTTAATCGATTGCTTGGCCCCGTTCTGCAGCAGAAATCGAACTAGGTGCAACACATCCCACTTGCTCCACTTGTCGTAGCCGTACCGGGCTTCCTCCAGGGCATAGCGCACTATCAGGGCGTGCAATGGAGTGTTTCCCAACGAGTCTGGTGCGTTGATTAGCTCTTTGCATCCTCGTTCCAGCAGAATGCGAAGAGTGGTCAAAGTGTCTTCAGCAGATTTACGAGCAgcaaaaataactaaaaaaaaagaaccattGTTATTACAACGTCTGCATCAAAATCTCTCTGTTCACGGAATACGAACTCACCCACATGCAGCAGTGTCATCTGTTGGGTGCAGGTTCGTACCGTTGTAATTGCACCCTGATGAATGAGTAGCTCAAGAAAGCGACCATCATGAAGCACGGCATGGTGAATCGGGTAATACTCGTCCATGATAAGATTGATTTCCTCCGAACGGGTGACCACTAGTTGCTGGACGCAATTCCAGGCGCCGCGTTCGCAGGCCAAGTGCAGCAGGGGCTTCTTCACGCGGAAGGGGATCCACGGCTCCTCCATCTTTTGGGTGAGCAGGCTTAGAACATTGTACTGATCTCCGTCGATTGCGTAGAAGAGCGCGTTCTGTAGCTTTGTGTTCAGCCGCTCGCTGACGTCGTCCACGTTGTTGTGCCATTTGCCACTCTCCTCGCAATTTCTCGTGTGGGCGCCAGGAAAACACATCCGGGTGTCCACATCGATGCGTGCGCCGTGGCGAAGCAACAACTCCACGCACTCCTCGTAGCCACGCAGGGTGGCGATGTGCAGGGGCAGGGAGCAGGGCGAGCGGTTAACGTCCGGGCGGTGGCGATGCAGCAGCCACTTAGTGAGATCGATGTGGTTGACGCCGACGCTGCGCTGCAGGATGTTGTAGCCATAGTCATCATGCATGGCCAGGATGTTCTCGTTCTTTGGGATCTGAATGAGCAGGCTCTCGAGGGTCTGCAGGGAAACCTTCGGATTGGCACGCAGGATGTCAAACAGCGTCTGTATGGTCTCCTCGGTGGCCTTGGACAGCTTCCCGTCGCGATGCGAGAGGAGTGCGGATCCGGAGCGGAACACCTGGCTCACGGAGCCGCCCATTGCTCTGGCTTCTCCCTTTTCGGCCGTCTAGCACTGCACAGACATGCTAATATCTCCTGCGACGCAGTTTCCGTGGAAGATCGCTAGAAGGCGAAGTGCGTATCACTTCCGAAACCGTAAAAATCAATACGAGCCCTGAAACAACCGCCCAGATCAGCACTGAACGACGGCTGGAAGGAGAAAGGCTGCTCCGATGGCTTCAGTCACAGAATCCCACATCCCGCTGGCTCGTTTTTAGGCTAGATTCAGCGCATCTGGGCATTTCAAATTTATCACAATCAAAAAACACTTTGGgattaaataaagtatattatagTATAGGATTTCTGAGGGCCTATCGGCAATCGATATCAGTTGGTTGAACGTGGTATCGTTAATCGAAAAAAGGATATCAAATTCTAAAAAAGCGCGAAAGTTGAAAGCActtacttaaatttaaaataaagtgcGCAAATAATGAGCACACATTTACAGGAGCTAATTCGGGAACGAAAAAAACAATGGAAGCTGTTTTATCTCCATAAAATGAGCTAGAGAATTTGATTATAGTTTTCGATATTTAGGCTTATCGGCTATCGATTCGCAGTGAGTCTACAGTGAATACTGGAACGTAGTTACAGAATATGTCAATATTAAATAgaacaaattattaataataaaatattaacaagagcgaatactttttttgtttccaaGTCAAAAGTAACGTTTGTTATCCTAAGACATTTTCCCTCACATTACCAACGGGATTTAAGAAAAGCTGTTTGCCTTAGCCTCTCCTCTCTGTAGCAAATTGGCGCTCAAAAGTAAACGAGCGTCTTGGAACATAACTTACTTTGCTCCTAAAGATATCTACGGAATCATGACCAACCGCCTTGAGACCAAATACGAGAACCTGAGCAGCATTTTTCGGCTAAAGGGACATGACTACCAAAAGCAGTTCTGCCACCTGTACGCCCATCGCTTGGCCGAGATGACGCGTCTCCTAACGCCACTGGCCCAGAAAAAGTGGGGCAGCAAGGAGCCCATCAAGAAACTGTGTGAGCTGCGGGGCGAACAGGACGTGCACTGCATCCTTATCGGCACCATTTTCAAGCATCAGGCTCACAAGCCCAGTATCCTCCGGGACATTTCTGAGGAGAATCAGTTAGCACCACAACCGCCAAGACAGAACTACTCGGATCCGGAGGACAAGATTGTTCTCGAGGATGAACTGCAGCGGGTTCGACTTCAGGGCGAGCTAAATGGACAGCTCTTGGCCACTGGAGTTGTGTGCGCTGCCCTCGGTGGAACAGACAGCGATGGATTTTTTAACGTGGAGGATATACTCTTTTACGAAAGCGGACCTCAGAAGCCACTGACCCCCATTAAAAGAAGCCGCCTCCTGGTGCTTGCGTCTGGGTTGGACCAACTGCAGGCCCACAAATTTGTGGAGGCATTGAATCTTTTTCAGTACTGGCTGGCCGGCAGTCTTGGCAACAACAAGGAAGCGGGCTCCATGGTGCGTCTTATCGTGGCTGGAAACTCGGTGAGAGCCAGTGCCATGGCACATGTGCCCACCCTCCAGGTGGCACGCACCCAGGCGAACGCCAATGACACAGTCCAGGCCGTGTCCCAGCTAGACCAGTGGTTTGCCTCATGGGCACGCAGTCTGCCCGTCGACATAATGCCGGGAGCCTACGACCCGGCCAACTTTATGCTGCCCCAGCAGCCGTTCCACAAGTGCATGTTTCCCCAGGCTGCTCAACTGGCCACCTTCCAGGCGGTGACCAATCCGTACAGCTGCCGGCTGGATGAGGCCCTGGTGGTGGGCACATCTGGCCAGAATGTATCGGATCTGTTGCGCAGCACTTCGCTGGACTCTGCGATGGAGGCCCTACGCTGCACCCTCACCTGGGGACACGTTGCTCCCACTGCACCGGACACTCTGGCCTGCTACCCGTACATCGACAGTGATCCCTTCATCCTGCGCGAGTGTCCGCACGTGTACTACGCCGGCAACTGCGAGTCCTTTGCGACCGAGCTGCACGAGGGCGCCGAAGGCAAGCGCACCCGCCTAGTCTGCGTGCCCAGCTTTAGCAAAACGCAGAGTGTGGCCGTTGTGGACCTGGATACGCTGGATTGCCGCATGGTCAACTTTAGCGTAGATGCAGAATAAGAAATTAcattaatacaaataatacacCCTGTTAAGTCTTGAGAATCACTGGTTTTATTCGCTATCCTAGTGCACCACGGGACCCAGCGGCTCGCCCCTAATGTTGGCCAAATCCAGGCGGGAGTCGATGGTCTCGTCTATCAGTCCGATCACCGCGATGTTGTCCCCCCGGATGATGTGCAGCCCCAGCACGATTTGCTCGATGCCGGAGGTGGTAGAGAAGACGCGCTCATGGCACTCGTCTATGATAATATTGATGGTCTGGTCGAATCCCTTGAGTGTCCCGATGAAGTTCCGTCCGTCTGCCGTAATGATGGAGACTGTGTGATTGATATACGACTCCAAACCGGACATTTTAGCAGGGTTTCCTTGATAACTTCTCCAAAcagaacaaaataaatactaattGTGACAAGAGGCTAGCGACGCGCTCTCCGATAACGATAACTGTGCCGCAAATCAGCTGTTTCGGCTCTGGTGCTGGTGCTCATGTAATCGGTGCTCAACCTTCTATTTtccgaaaaaattaaattaaactgatTAAAATGCTGCGTCGCCTTGTGCAAGTGGGTGCCCGTGAGCTGAGTCGAGCCCAATCGTCAGCCGCCAGTGCGGAAAAGTGGGACCTGTACGCCGGAGTGCTCGTAGAGCGTCTGCCTGTAGTGTCCAAGTCCCTAAATCCTCTGGAAAAACAGTTCCAAGACTTGCTGTGGCGCGTGGAGTACGAAAACAGCCTGAAGTCTGACCATGAACTCAAGCATGAACGTGAGATCGTCCAGACGGAGCTCATCAAGCAGGGTAAAATCCAGGTGGACTTGGAGGACGCCGGATCCAAGCAGACAGCCCAGGATCTCAAAGACGCATACGTCGAGGAGCTGAAGAAGTTCCAGCTGGGCTCCCGAACCACGCCCGATGACAAGGCCAACAGAACCACCTCCACGGACCGCTGTCTCGATGACACGCTCTACCTTTTGGTACAGCAGAAGCTGGGCCAGCAGGAGCATCTGCTTCTACCGCAGGGAAAGCGGGAGGAGGGAGAGTCCATGCGTCAGACGGCAGAAAGGGTGCTCCGCGAGAGTTGCGGCCAGGAGCTGCAGGTTCTCTTCTACGGCAACGCCCCAGTGGGCTTCCACAAGTACAAGTATCCCAGAAACCAGCGGACGGAGAGCGTCGGAGCCAAGGTCTTCTTCTACAGAGCATCCCTGCGGTCTGGCCAGGTGCCTGAAAATCTAACCAAGTTCGAGTGGCTGCCCAAGGAGGCGCTCAACGGAAAGCTGACCAATGCAGCCTATGCCGAAAGCGTTAAAAAGTTCTTGTTGTAATCGTAAttgttaaaattgttttgatatctaacagaaaaataaaaatacatcaGAGTAATAGCTAATAActgcatttcatttgagaAGAATCAGCTGAGATGATGATAATTTTGTCAGTTTCCTTCTGCGAAATCATATTATAACCTGCCctgaatttcaaataaaaactcCACTCATTTAACATATTTAGACATGcagcaatatatttatttttgcaattcaCGGATTGTAAATATACGTCCAATACagaggcaaatatttattgttttgtttttcttcgttttttttttttgctttgaaaAAGTTTACTACTTTCGTTTCGAATACACGTAGAAACTGGAGGAAACATAAAAGGCTGGTTATTATGCAATTCTGGGTAGCAAGAGTATCTTAAACTTTTTGGTATTTCAATTGTATCTATGTTCGTTACAAGTTACAGACATTCAATATGGAAAATTTGTGTGCTGTTCGATTACTGGAAGCTAAGCTTTTTTCTGCTCTTCAGGCGCAAGTTGCTCAGATTACTGTGACAATATTCTCGATTACATATCTTCTTCGGCGACCTGACGCGTAGCCAATTCTCAAACTGAAACGTCCAAATCTAAGATACTTTCTCATTGGGGTGttgataaataaatgcaaaaactaGAAATGGTTCATAGTCATGTTGATAAATATGTATTGCAAGGTGCTATTGTTGATTTAAGGTTCATTGTGGCATAGGTTCTTAAATAAGCATTAAACTGTTTGACTTAGAGACTAAATTATCGAAAATAAtggtgtaaatatatatttttgtttgcttttttttgtgttttgttggtttttagaAATATACTTTAAATTGTAAGACATATGCTCAGGCGCCACTAAACAAGACAATAAAGGCTCTTTAGTTCTGGAACAGCGTTCGCGTAAAGTCTATGTAGTCCAGGGCATCCTTGATGGGCTGGCCAGAGCGCGGTTCCGAGAAGGGTTTCATGCGCTGCACGCAGTAGTCCGCCATGTCCTTGGTGAGGTTCTGTGGCAAGAAAGCAAAGATGTTAGAAGTGGCATGGGCTAAAACTTTTCGTAATCGAGGACTATTGAACTTACGCAGTAGAGCTCCTCCTTGGTGACGTAGGGGCGGTCGGCAGCGGTGATGGCGCGGAAGGCATTCTCGATTTCCTCGTAGGATTGAACGTTCTCCGTCTCCTTGGAGATCATGAACGCGATGTATTCCTGCAGGGAGACGTAGCCATCGCGGTTGGGGTCGACCACATCGAGAATTGCTTCGAACTCCGGGTCGGGCTGTCCCTCCTCCACCATGGGCAGGTCGTAGCCGAGGGCGCGCAGGCAGGACTTGAACTCCTGGTGGTTGAGCTTTCCGCTCTTGTCCTTGTCGAAGTGCTTGAACATCATCGAGAACTCCTTGAGTGAGTCCTCGGAGACGCCGGAGTGGTTGCGTGCCTGGATCTGTTGCTCTAAGTTGTGCTGCATCCGCATAGACAGCTGGTCAAGCTGATCCCACTGTTGGGCCAGGCCAACCGTCGAGTGTTCCGTGTAGCGGTTATCCAGGATAAGGTGCTCCTCCAGCAAGGCTCCCAGCTCCTCGATCTTCTTGAGGTCAACGCGACGGGCGCGCACCTCGGT
It contains:
- the LOC6736405 gene encoding DNA polymerase delta subunit 2; translation: MTNRLETKYENLSSIFRLKGHDYQKQFCHLYAHRLAEMTRLLTPLAQKKWGSKEPIKKLCELRGEQDVHCILIGTIFKHQAHKPSILRDISEENQLAPQPPRQNYSDPEDKIVLEDELQRVRLQGELNGQLLATGVVCAALGGTDSDGFFNVEDILFYESGPQKPLTPIKRSRLLVLASGLDQLQAHKFVEALNLFQYWLAGSLGNNKEAGSMVRLIVAGNSVRASAMAHVPTLQVARTQANANDTVQAVSQLDQWFASWARSLPVDIMPGAYDPANFMLPQQPFHKCMFPQAAQLATFQAVTNPYSCRLDEALVVGTSGQNVSDLLRSTSLDSAMEALRCTLTWGHVAPTAPDTLACYPYIDSDPFILRECPHVYYAGNCESFATELHEGAEGKRTRLVCVPSFSKTQSVAVVDLDTLDCRMVNFSVDAE
- the LOC27206270 gene encoding 39S ribosomal protein L46, mitochondrial yields the protein MLRRLVQVGARELSRAQSSAASAEKWDLYAGVLVERLPVVSKSLNPLEKQFQDLLWRVEYENSLKSDHELKHEREIVQTELIKQGKIQVDLEDAGSKQTAQDLKDAYVEELKKFQLGSRTTPDDKANRTTSTDRCLDDTLYLLVQQKLGQQEHLLLPQGKREEGESMRQTAERVLRESCGQELQVLFYGNAPVGFHKYKYPRNQRTESVGAKVFFYRASLRSGQVPENLTKFEWLPKEALNGKLTNAAYAESVKKFLL
- the LOC6736406 gene encoding U6 snRNA-associated Sm-like protein LSm8, translating into MSGLESYINHTVSIITADGRNFIGTLKGFDQTINIIIDECHERVFSTTSGIEQIVLGLHIIRGDNIAVIGLIDETIDSRLDLANIRGEPLGPVVH
- the LOC6736404 gene encoding ankyrin-3, coding for MGGSVSQVFRSGSALLSHRDGKLSKATEETIQTLFDILRANPKVSLQTLESLLIQIPKNENILAMHDDYGYNILQRSVGVNHIDLTKWLLHRHRPDVNRSPCSLPLHIATLRGYEECVELLLRHGARIDVDTRMCFPGAHTRNCEESGKWHNNVDDVSERLNTKLQNALFYAIDGDQYNVLSLLTQKMEEPWIPFRVKKPLLHLACERGAWNCVQQLVVTRSEEINLIMDEYYPIHHAVLHDGRFLELLIHQGAITTVRTCTQQMTLLHVVIFAARKSAEDTLTTLRILLERGCKELINAPDSLGNTPLHALIVRYALEEARYGYDKWSKWDVLHLVRFLLQNGAKQSINQAGNSAMACVFRHLRDWEVCYELLSMLIKENGDPNIVGRDGSVPIMVLLVPLINKDHLHHFTHSMKVCYLNCIRMLLQHGANPNCSYRANLKPLHVLVFTVSENFTLNCDAQKRTNFDFIKNILLMLLQHGLDCNKTYQHILQAVMDMVHNVRTCHDMECVYELTLTLIQYGADPNIVLSGKTTPGTAIFSNELATFRSSFRTNSCYLLFYYIILITKKEFILNDPNATYTRVIHLFYLTMHHEPLFNCLKSLHNFYVAQVPSKKTEQLIALISSLYRRPRSLKQLSRWAIYEAMNRKLAQNINCLNLPGPLKDYVLQFER